In a single window of the Pelagibacterium sp. 26DY04 genome:
- a CDS encoding monovalent cation/H+ antiporter subunit D gives MTMPLGHIIILPIVLPLFVGAVLLLFRDQNKVAKAVATGATMAALIVVSIVLLFLTGAGADNGWLGVYLLGNWSPIFGIVLVADRTAAVMLTLTSVLGAAAMIFASARWNGAGPHFHSLFLFLIVGVNGAFLTGDLFNLFVFFEIMLAASYGLLLHASTVAKVRSGLHYIAINLVASFIFLIGVSLIYGVTGTLNMAELAMRAPEIADADRMLFEVGAAVLGTAFLIKAGMWPLCFWLPSAYSAAVSPVAAIFAILSKVGIYVVWRMSLLIFGLETGPSAGLAQNWLLIGGLVTLVFGSVGVLASQSLARLTSYAVIVSSGTMLVSIGIGGVEVAAGAFYYMVGSTLALAALFMLVELIERGRMAGADVLAVTMEAFGFEDEDALPDEEEVGIPIPGKLALLGISFIACALLIAGMPPFSGFIAKFAILTGIIGINAGETGVPIAGADWVAVALLIISGLAVLIAMLRGGINTFWATREDMTPTIGVVEIVPITMLIGACLALTIFAGPAMGYFEAAAAELHNPVAYVDGVVSSTWVPYPGRGALP, from the coding sequence ATGACCATGCCGCTTGGCCACATCATCATCCTGCCCATCGTGCTGCCGCTTTTCGTCGGCGCGGTGCTGCTGTTGTTCCGCGACCAGAACAAGGTCGCCAAGGCCGTTGCGACCGGGGCCACAATGGCCGCGCTGATCGTCGTTTCGATCGTGCTGCTGTTTCTCACCGGGGCTGGCGCCGACAATGGCTGGCTCGGCGTATATCTTTTGGGCAATTGGTCGCCGATCTTCGGTATCGTGCTGGTGGCCGATCGCACAGCGGCGGTCATGCTGACCTTGACCTCGGTGCTGGGCGCTGCCGCCATGATCTTCGCTTCGGCGCGCTGGAACGGGGCTGGACCGCATTTCCATTCCCTGTTCCTGTTCCTGATCGTGGGGGTCAACGGCGCGTTCCTCACGGGGGATCTGTTCAATCTCTTCGTCTTTTTCGAGATCATGCTGGCGGCGTCCTATGGGCTGCTGCTGCACGCCTCGACGGTCGCCAAGGTGCGGTCGGGTCTCCATTACATCGCCATCAACCTCGTGGCTTCGTTCATCTTCCTCATCGGGGTCAGCCTCATCTATGGGGTGACCGGCACGCTCAACATGGCCGAGCTCGCCATGCGCGCGCCCGAGATCGCCGATGCCGACCGCATGCTGTTCGAAGTGGGCGCGGCGGTTCTGGGAACGGCGTTTCTCATCAAGGCGGGGATGTGGCCCCTGTGCTTCTGGCTGCCCTCGGCCTATTCGGCGGCGGTTTCCCCGGTGGCGGCGATCTTTGCCATTCTCTCCAAGGTCGGCATCTATGTGGTCTGGCGCATGTCGCTTTTGATCTTCGGGCTGGAAACCGGGCCGTCGGCTGGGCTGGCGCAGAACTGGCTGCTGATCGGTGGGCTCGTGACGCTGGTTTTCGGATCGGTCGGGGTGCTGGCCTCGCAAAGCCTTGCGCGGCTGACCTCCTATGCGGTGATCGTCTCTTCGGGCACCATGCTGGTGTCGATCGGCATCGGCGGGGTGGAGGTGGCGGCCGGCGCGTTCTACTACATGGTGGGCTCGACCCTGGCGCTCGCGGCGCTCTTCATGCTCGTCGAATTGATCGAACGCGGCCGGATGGCCGGTGCCGACGTTCTGGCCGTCACCATGGAAGCCTTCGGGTTCGAGGACGAGGATGCGCTTCCCGACGAGGAGGAAGTGGGCATCCCGATCCCCGGGAAGCTGGCACTGCTGGGCATAAGCTTTATCGCCTGTGCGCTGCTCATTGCCGGCATGCCGCCCTTTTCGGGGTTCATCGCCAAATTCGCGATCCTCACCGGCATCATCGGCATCAATGCCGGGGAAACGGGCGTGCCGATCGCCGGCGCCGATTGGGTGGCGGTGGCGCTGCTTATCATATCGGGACTGGCGGTGCTTATCGCCATGCTGCGCGGCGGCATAAACACCTTCTGGGCCACGCGCGAGGACATGACCCCGACAATCGGCGTCGTCGAGATCGTCCCCATCACCATGCTCATCGGCGCCTGCCTGGCGCTGACAATCTTTGCCGGGCCGGCCATGGGGTATTTCGAAGCGGCGGCCGCCGAACTGCACAACCCCGTCGCCTATGTGGACGGCGTGGTCTCGTCAACGTGGGTTCCCTATCCCGGACGAGGAGCATTGCCATGA
- a CDS encoding Na+/H+ antiporter subunit C: MELILAIGIGVLAGSGVWLILRPRSFQVIIGLSLLSYAVNLFIFAMGRLGLGLPPVVDPNVPMDSSTFTDPLPQALILTAIVIGFAMTALFLVVLIVARGLTGTDHVDGREPGQ; the protein is encoded by the coding sequence ATGGAACTCATTCTTGCCATCGGCATCGGCGTCTTGGCCGGCTCGGGCGTCTGGCTCATCCTGCGCCCGCGCAGCTTCCAGGTGATCATCGGGCTCTCTTTGCTCTCTTATGCGGTCAACCTCTTCATCTTTGCCATGGGACGGCTGGGGCTGGGGCTGCCGCCGGTGGTCGATCCCAACGTGCCCATGGACAGCTCGACCTTCACCGATCCGCTGCCGCAAGCCCTGATTCTGACCGCCATCGTGATCGGCTTTGCCATGACGGCGCTGTTCCTGGTCGTGCTCATCGTGGCGCGCGGATTGACGGGCACCGACCATGTGGATGGACGGGAGCCGGGACAATGA
- a CDS encoding Na+/H+ antiporter subunit E: MRRVLPHPVLTLSLTIFWLILQQDVSLGQVLLGAAVGLFAGIATSNLGLERPILRKPWVVVSLVFVVLVDVIRSNFAVAWIVATQGTAPKSAGFLRVPLKLRDQTYLAFLAIILTATPGTVWLEFDEDSGELLLHVLDLVDRESWIDTITNRYERRLLEISQ, from the coding sequence ATGAGACGCGTTCTCCCCCATCCCGTCCTCACCCTGTCGCTGACCATCTTCTGGCTCATCCTGCAGCAGGACGTTTCGCTCGGGCAGGTTTTGCTGGGTGCGGCGGTCGGACTTTTCGCCGGCATCGCAACCAGCAATCTTGGGCTGGAAAGGCCGATCCTGCGCAAGCCATGGGTGGTTGTGAGTCTGGTTTTCGTAGTCCTTGTCGACGTGATCCGATCGAATTTCGCGGTGGCCTGGATCGTTGCGACCCAAGGGACGGCGCCGAAAAGCGCGGGGTTTTTGCGGGTGCCGCTGAAGCTGCGCGACCAGACCTATCTTGCTTTCCTTGCGATCATTCTCACCGCCACGCCGGGCACCGTGTGGCTGGAGTTCGACGAGGATAGCGGGGAATTGCTGCTCCATGTCCTCGACCTGGTGGATCGGGAATCGTGGATCGACACCATCACCAATCGCTACGAACGACGCCTTTTGGAGATTTCCCAATGA
- a CDS encoding monovalent cation/H+ antiporter subunit A, with protein sequence MEPALGLVFIIGLPFTVSLVMALGRFGRSVSAWWSLGVAVACFALVVGFYPAIATGAVLRYEIPWVPSIGLSLIFRMDGFTWLFSALVTGVGALVMLYARYYMSPDDPVRRFFAFLLAFMGSMLGVVLSGNVIQLVIFWEITSLFSFLLIGYWYHNPAARDGARMALTITASGGLCLMAGMILLGHISGSYDLDAILASREAIQSHDLYGVTLILILLGAFTKSAQFPFQFWLPNAMAAPTPVSAYLHSATMVKLGVFLLALLWPVLAGTDMWFWIVGSVGSITLILGAYAAIFQQDLKGLLAYSTISHLGLITLLLGMSSPLAAVAAIFHIVNHATFKASLFMAAGIIDHETGTRDLRKLSGLFRLMPITATAAMVASAAMGGVPLLNGFLSKEMFFAETLEVHNNSILDQALPYIATLGGLFSVVYSIRFIAGVFFGPEPLDLPRDPHEPPRWMRVPVELLVVACLLVGVIPGITIGPFLATAVASVLGPDVPYYSLSVWHGFTLELLMSLIALIGGIAVYFAIRGPASRLDGPPVVRHLKGQRMFERFMVTISWKLARSLENILGTRRLQTQIGIVILTVLAAGFAVVTRSEVSGVTFPLVTFDPVFALIWAVGAACAIGAAHQAKFHRFAALVLMSGAGLVTVLTFVWFSAPDLAITQLLVEIVTTVLILLGLRWMPKRQLDLYGTRGWPLSVVARRGRDLAIAVAVGLSTAVIAYFVMTRDLADTVATYFLELAYPEGGGRNVVNVILVDFRGFDTFGEIVVLGIVALSVFALLRRFRPAPESMERPEQQRRLIELYGRGDSENEDGGQRYMPIASVIMHWMFPVIIVLAAYLFFRGHDSPGGGFAAGVAMSIGFLLQYMAGGTRWVEDRLRVLPVRWIAVGLLIALFTGAGAWIFGYPFLTSFFQYTEIPFIGRVPTASALLFDLGVFVLVVGATVLMLVAIAHQSIRKPKVRPSIEDDEEDAELETPILEKGDA encoded by the coding sequence ATGGAACCAGCTCTCGGACTTGTTTTCATAATCGGGTTGCCATTCACCGTTTCGCTGGTGATGGCTTTGGGCCGCTTCGGCCGCTCGGTCTCGGCCTGGTGGTCGCTTGGCGTCGCTGTGGCCTGCTTTGCTCTTGTTGTCGGATTTTATCCGGCAATCGCGACCGGGGCGGTGCTGCGCTACGAGATCCCTTGGGTTCCCAGCATCGGGCTGAGCCTCATTTTCCGGATGGACGGGTTCACCTGGCTGTTTTCGGCCCTGGTCACCGGGGTGGGCGCGCTGGTGATGCTCTATGCCCGATATTACATGTCTCCCGACGATCCGGTGCGGCGGTTCTTTGCCTTTCTGCTCGCGTTCATGGGCTCGATGCTGGGGGTGGTGCTCTCGGGCAATGTCATCCAGCTCGTGATCTTTTGGGAGATCACCAGCCTCTTTTCCTTCCTGCTCATCGGCTATTGGTACCATAACCCCGCGGCCCGGGATGGGGCGCGCATGGCGCTTACCATCACCGCTTCGGGCGGGCTGTGCCTGATGGCGGGGATGATCCTGCTCGGCCATATTTCGGGGAGCTACGATCTGGACGCGATCCTCGCCTCGCGCGAGGCCATCCAAAGCCACGATCTCTATGGCGTGACGCTGATCCTGATCCTGCTCGGCGCGTTCACCAAGAGCGCGCAATTTCCATTCCAGTTCTGGCTGCCCAACGCCATGGCCGCGCCGACCCCGGTGTCGGCGTATCTGCATTCAGCCACCATGGTGAAGCTGGGCGTTTTCCTTCTGGCGCTGCTTTGGCCTGTGCTGGCGGGCACCGATATGTGGTTCTGGATCGTAGGATCGGTGGGGTCCATCACGCTGATCCTGGGCGCCTATGCGGCGATCTTCCAGCAGGATCTCAAGGGCCTGCTGGCCTATTCGACCATCAGCCATCTGGGACTGATCACGCTCTTGCTCGGCATGTCGAGCCCGCTTGCCGCAGTCGCCGCCATCTTTCACATCGTCAATCACGCGACCTTCAAGGCCTCTCTGTTCATGGCGGCCGGCATTATCGACCATGAGACCGGCACGCGCGATTTGCGCAAGCTTTCCGGGCTGTTCAGGCTCATGCCGATTACCGCGACCGCGGCCATGGTGGCGAGCGCGGCCATGGGCGGGGTGCCGCTGCTCAACGGGTTTCTCTCCAAGGAAATGTTCTTTGCCGAGACGCTCGAGGTGCACAACAATTCCATCCTCGACCAGGCGCTGCCCTATATCGCGACGCTGGGCGGGCTGTTCAGCGTCGTCTATTCCATCCGGTTCATCGCCGGGGTGTTTTTCGGCCCCGAACCGCTCGACCTGCCAAGAGATCCCCATGAGCCGCCGCGCTGGATGCGGGTGCCGGTGGAGCTGCTGGTGGTCGCCTGTCTCCTGGTCGGGGTGATCCCCGGCATCACCATCGGCCCGTTCCTGGCCACCGCCGTCGCCTCGGTGCTGGGGCCGGACGTGCCCTATTACAGCCTTTCGGTCTGGCACGGGTTCACGCTCGAACTGCTCATGAGTCTCATTGCGCTGATCGGCGGCATCGCCGTCTATTTTGCCATCCGGGGCCCGGCGAGCAGGCTCGACGGCCCGCCGGTGGTTCGTCATCTCAAGGGTCAGCGCATGTTCGAGCGCTTCATGGTGACGATTTCCTGGAAGTTGGCGCGCTCGCTGGAAAACATCCTGGGCACCAGGCGGCTCCAGACCCAGATCGGCATCGTGATCCTCACTGTCCTGGCGGCCGGCTTTGCCGTCGTCACCCGCTCGGAGGTCTCGGGTGTGACGTTTCCGCTGGTCACCTTCGATCCGGTGTTTGCGCTGATCTGGGCGGTGGGGGCGGCCTGCGCCATAGGGGCGGCCCATCAGGCCAAGTTCCACCGCTTTGCGGCCCTGGTGCTCATGAGCGGGGCGGGGCTGGTCACCGTCCTTACCTTTGTGTGGTTCTCGGCGCCGGACCTGGCGATCACCCAATTGCTCGTCGAGATCGTCACCACGGTCCTGATCCTTTTGGGTCTGCGCTGGATGCCCAAGCGCCAGCTGGACCTCTACGGCACGCGGGGCTGGCCTCTATCGGTGGTGGCGCGGCGCGGCCGCGATCTGGCGATCGCGGTGGCGGTGGGGCTTTCCACCGCCGTCATCGCCTATTTCGTCATGACCCGCGATCTGGCCGATACCGTCGCCACGTATTTCCTCGAACTGGCCTATCCCGAGGGTGGGGGGCGCAATGTGGTCAACGTCATTCTCGTCGACTTCCGCGGCTTCGACACGTTCGGCGAAATCGTCGTGCTGGGGATCGTCGCCCTTTCGGTCTTTGCCTTGCTGCGCCGGTTCCGGCCGGCGCCCGAAAGCATGGAACGGCCCGAGCAGCAGCGGCGGCTGATCGAACTCTATGGGCGCGGCGATTCCGAGAACGAGGATGGCGGGCAACGCTATATGCCGATCGCCTCGGTGATCATGCATTGGATGTTTCCGGTCATCATCGTTCTGGCCGCCTATCTGTTCTTCCGCGGCCATGATTCGCCCGGCGGCGGCTTTGCGGCCGGCGTTGCCATGTCCATCGGCTTCCTTTTGCAATACATGGCCGGGGGTACCCGCTGGGTGGAAGACCGGTTGCGGGTGCTGCCGGTCCGCTGGATCGCGGTCGGGCTGCTGATCGCGCTCTTTACAGGTGCGGGTGCCTGGATCTTTGGTTATCCGTTCCTCACCTCGTTCTTCCAATATACCGAAATCCCCTTCATCGGGCGGGTGCCGACCGCGTCGGCGCTGCTGTTCGACCTGGGGGTCTTCGTTCTCGTGGTCGGCGCGACCGTTTTGATGCTGGTGGCGATTGCGCACCAATCGATCCGCAAGCCCAAGGTCAGGCCCAGCATCGAGGACGACGAGGAGGACGCAGAGCTCGAAACGCCAATCCTGGAAAAAGGAGACGCCTAA
- a CDS encoding DUF6804 family protein, whose protein sequence is MKLPDTTWIAIAIAALMFSALLPLPWTHHTVLRLAGFGGSIFFAVLLWKPFRSVSYGLIASAILFNPIQPIVMPARNWMVIYVVAGIAFACLAGLMLKVDRQKD, encoded by the coding sequence ATGAAGCTGCCTGATACGACCTGGATCGCCATTGCCATCGCCGCGCTGATGTTCAGCGCCCTGCTGCCGCTGCCATGGACGCATCATACGGTGCTGCGGCTGGCCGGGTTCGGTGGCTCGATCTTTTTTGCCGTGCTGTTGTGGAAGCCTTTCCGATCCGTGAGCTACGGGCTGATCGCCAGCGCCATCCTTTTCAATCCCATCCAGCCCATCGTCATGCCCGCGCGCAATTGGATGGTGATCTATGTCGTGGCGGGGATCGCGTTTGCGTGCCTGGCGGGGCTGATGCTCAAGGTGGATCGGCAAAAGGACTGA